In Oceanobacillus sp. FSL K6-2867, one DNA window encodes the following:
- a CDS encoding M20 family metallo-hydrolase translates to MNRKRFESTLEALNQFGYSKTGINRLAYSVEELAATRYLMELFESEGMDVRMDAVGNVIARRPGNNPELAAVACGSHIDSVYEAGNYDGTVGVIAALEVVRSLNDEAIETEHPIEIIIFACEESARFGYSTLGSKAMAGLLEKEQLTNLQDKNGISMETSFLECGLRLEKFQESKREKGELEVFLELHIEQGPVLEREGKQIGIVTGIAGPTRFKLGVYGKASHSGTTPMNHRRDALLGAAEIALKLEEVAIREASSGTVATVGVFDVKPGAMNIVPGMVEMEIDIRSVSQESKKRVVQELEYAIREAERKRELTIMKTELIDQSPVKLDRDVMCRLQETCEKYGYSYMYMTSGAGHDAMNMATLCPTALIFIPSKDGLSHNPDEYTSLDQISVGVEVLKAELLKASKATEKIVR, encoded by the coding sequence GTGAATAGGAAACGATTCGAATCTACATTAGAAGCCTTAAACCAATTTGGGTACTCTAAAACAGGGATCAACCGACTAGCATATTCAGTAGAGGAACTTGCTGCTACACGTTATCTAATGGAACTCTTTGAAAGCGAGGGAATGGACGTAAGAATGGACGCTGTAGGAAATGTGATTGCAAGGCGCCCTGGTAACAATCCAGAACTAGCAGCAGTTGCTTGTGGATCACATATTGATAGCGTTTATGAAGCGGGGAATTACGATGGGACGGTTGGAGTAATTGCCGCTCTAGAAGTCGTTCGTAGTTTGAACGATGAGGCGATTGAAACCGAGCATCCGATAGAAATTATCATTTTCGCTTGTGAGGAGTCTGCCAGATTCGGGTATTCAACCCTTGGTAGTAAAGCAATGGCCGGTCTTCTGGAAAAAGAGCAGCTAACAAATTTACAGGACAAAAATGGAATATCAATGGAAACGTCTTTCTTGGAATGTGGATTACGGCTGGAAAAGTTTCAGGAATCGAAACGAGAGAAAGGCGAATTGGAAGTCTTCCTTGAGCTTCATATTGAACAGGGGCCTGTTTTAGAAAGAGAAGGGAAGCAAATTGGCATCGTAACAGGTATTGCGGGGCCGACGCGGTTTAAATTAGGGGTGTACGGAAAGGCGTCACATTCGGGAACAACGCCGATGAATCACCGCAGGGATGCGCTTTTAGGTGCTGCAGAAATTGCCCTAAAACTTGAAGAAGTGGCAATCAGAGAAGCATCCAGCGGGACAGTCGCTACGGTTGGTGTTTTTGATGTAAAACCTGGTGCGATGAATATTGTTCCAGGAATGGTCGAAATGGAAATAGATATTCGCAGTGTTTCTCAGGAATCAAAAAAACGTGTTGTGCAAGAGCTGGAATATGCTATCAGAGAAGCGGAAAGAAAGCGTGAGTTAACAATTATGAAAACGGAATTGATTGATCAATCACCTGTCAAATTGGACCGTGATGTAATGTGTCGTCTGCAGGAGACTTGTGAAAAGTATGGGTATTCCTATATGTATATGACAAGTGGAGCAGGTCATGATGCGATGAATATGGCGACACTTTGTCCGACGGCTTTAATTTTCATCCCATCAAAGGATGGTTTGAGTCATAATCCAGATGAATATACATCGCTTGATCAAATTTCTGTTGGCGTGGAGGTTTTAAAAGCGGAGCTATTGAAAGCGTCAAAAGCTACTGAAAAAATAGTGAGGTGA
- a CDS encoding dihydroorotate dehydrogenase electron transfer subunit — protein MHIYQLEVLSNVQVSSRYWHMKLDASPIREKIEPGQFFNIKCADDDSPFLRRPFSIYQINKQEKTIEFLYLVKGQGTIRLTDVSAGDRVDIFGPLGVGFTLNDDWDTVLLLARGVGIATLAALVQEAAVKHMKCIAILSARSYDDLLAAQTLKEFGAEVYEVTDEDGTSDVDKVQQLIEQLLIANDINAAFTCGSRRLSRLLQNMTRMYNIPAQIALEENMGCAMGVCYACVCDIQEDNEIKSVRVCKEGPVFDLEKVVLA, from the coding sequence ATGCATATTTACCAATTAGAAGTGTTATCAAATGTCCAAGTGAGTAGTCGGTATTGGCATATGAAATTAGATGCGTCACCAATCAGAGAGAAAATCGAACCGGGTCAATTTTTCAATATAAAATGTGCGGATGATGATTCTCCTTTTTTACGTCGGCCGTTTAGTATTTACCAGATTAATAAGCAGGAAAAGACAATCGAGTTCCTTTACCTTGTCAAAGGGCAGGGGACAATTCGCCTAACAGACGTAAGTGCTGGGGACAGGGTTGACATATTCGGACCGCTCGGAGTTGGCTTCACATTAAATGATGACTGGGATACTGTTTTACTACTTGCAAGAGGGGTAGGAATCGCAACTTTAGCTGCACTCGTTCAAGAAGCAGCTGTGAAACATATGAAATGTATAGCGATCCTAAGTGCCCGAAGCTATGACGATTTGCTCGCAGCACAAACATTGAAGGAATTCGGGGCCGAGGTATATGAGGTCACAGATGAGGATGGAACAAGTGATGTGGATAAGGTACAACAATTAATTGAGCAATTGCTAATCGCAAATGATATTAACGCTGCCTTTACATGCGGGTCGCGACGATTATCACGATTACTCCAGAACATGACAAGAATGTATAACATTCCAGCCCAAATCGCCCTTGAGGAAAACATGGGTTGTGCCATGGGAGTCTGTTATGCCTGTGTTTGTGATATTCAAGAGGATAATGAGATTAAATCGGTTCGTGTTTGTAAAGAAGGACCAGTGTTTGATTTGGAAAAGGTGGTGTTAGCATAG
- a CDS encoding dihydroorotate dehydrogenase, with amino-acid sequence MQNLKLGVQIGNLYLKNPVMPASGAFGYEMESLFDFNDLGAIVPKSITKYPRGGNATPRVCEITGGMINSIGIQSKGLAYYLEELIPNYQKYDTPLIASISADSVDEFAEMAEIIGRESTVSGIELNISCPNLEGDGNAFGMDAELSYQVVKKAREATDQPLIAKLTPNVTSIQEIALACESAGVDGLNVANTILAMAIDIHTRKPKIGNVLGGMSGPAIKPIIVRMIHQVRGVTNLPIIGCGGVMTWEDAIEMILAGASAVQVGTSSFINPMAMMEILEGIKEYMIAYEIEDIRDLIGKVELPIQENEGVRIAY; translated from the coding sequence GTGCAAAATTTAAAGCTCGGTGTTCAAATTGGGAATCTTTATTTGAAAAACCCAGTTATGCCCGCGTCTGGTGCATTTGGCTATGAAATGGAATCCCTCTTTGATTTTAATGATTTAGGTGCAATCGTTCCGAAAAGTATTACCAAATATCCCCGCGGTGGAAACGCAACTCCACGCGTTTGTGAAATCACTGGGGGTATGATTAATTCGATCGGGATTCAAAGTAAGGGCTTAGCGTATTATTTAGAGGAGCTTATACCAAATTATCAAAAATACGATACGCCGTTAATTGCGAGTATTTCGGCCGATTCCGTGGATGAATTTGCTGAAATGGCAGAAATTATCGGTCGGGAAAGTACCGTTTCTGGGATCGAACTGAATATATCCTGTCCCAATTTAGAGGGGGATGGAAATGCATTCGGAATGGATGCGGAGTTGTCCTACCAAGTGGTAAAAAAAGCAAGGGAAGCAACCGATCAACCGCTGATTGCAAAGCTGACACCGAATGTGACAAGTATTCAAGAAATCGCCCTCGCTTGTGAAAGTGCTGGTGTCGATGGGTTAAATGTGGCGAATACAATACTTGCGATGGCGATTGATATTCATACGAGGAAACCGAAAATTGGTAATGTACTAGGTGGTATGTCAGGTCCTGCGATTAAGCCGATCATCGTCCGTATGATTCATCAAGTCCGTGGCGTGACAAATTTGCCAATCATCGGCTGTGGCGGTGTGATGACTTGGGAGGATGCCATAGAAATGATTCTCGCCGGGGCAAGCGCCGTCCAGGTTGGTACATCAAGTTTCATTAATCCAATGGCGATGATGGAAATTTTGGAAGGGATTAAGGAATATATGATTGCCTATGAGATAGAGGATATTCGTGATTTGATTGGAAAAGTGGAATTGCCGATTCAGGAAAATGAAGGTGTACGGATAGCGTATTGA
- the allB gene encoding allantoinase AllB, with the protein MNWDHIIKNGTVVTEEAVYQADIYMKDGKIHSISADPLDGEAAEITDATGLYVLPGLIDTHVHSRDGGATYKEDFYHSTQAAAAGGITTIFEMPNTDPPVNHAENFNIQVENLKRKAYVNFGLWGITLGDLNRKEIRDLDQSGVIGFKYFWGYAVDKNTFQLIYNYEDGMKDIIPPCDDGEVYRMFKEMALTGKPFAIHAENSDLIRHLTNEMKQTGRADYETFLASRPNLAEKLTIQTAIAMAKQTGARLHILHVSTAEGVELIRRAQDEGLPITAETCPHYLFLTNKDYDRIGPEMKVYPLVKYQKDQDKLWEGIRDGVITIVCSDHAPHTQEEKADDLWTVPAGMCGVETLTPLMLNAVSDGKITLQQVVSLLSGNPAKQFGVYPRKGALQVGSDADITLVDMDKKVLLKRENLHSKSKVTAYDGMQVKGVPVRTIIGGRTVMKDGEIVDSNPSGILVVPNVVRQNEHTYS; encoded by the coding sequence GTGAATTGGGATCATATTATTAAAAACGGAACAGTTGTGACAGAAGAAGCGGTTTACCAAGCAGATATTTACATGAAAGATGGTAAAATCCATTCGATTTCAGCGGATCCCTTAGATGGTGAAGCAGCGGAAATTACGGATGCTACTGGGTTATATGTGTTGCCAGGATTAATCGACACGCATGTTCATTCAAGAGATGGCGGCGCGACGTATAAAGAGGATTTCTATCATTCCACACAGGCCGCTGCAGCAGGTGGAATCACAACGATATTTGAAATGCCAAATACCGATCCCCCTGTTAATCATGCTGAAAATTTTAATATCCAAGTGGAAAATTTAAAAAGAAAGGCGTATGTGAACTTTGGATTATGGGGAATTACGCTTGGAGATTTAAATCGGAAAGAAATTAGGGACTTAGATCAATCCGGTGTTATTGGTTTTAAATATTTTTGGGGATATGCCGTTGATAAGAATACGTTTCAGCTAATTTACAATTATGAGGATGGAATGAAAGATATCATCCCTCCTTGTGACGATGGTGAGGTTTATCGCATGTTCAAGGAAATGGCGCTTACGGGGAAGCCTTTTGCGATTCATGCGGAAAATAGTGATTTGATTCGTCATTTAACGAACGAGATGAAGCAAACGGGTAGAGCTGATTATGAAACATTTTTGGCATCGCGACCGAATCTTGCGGAGAAATTAACGATTCAAACGGCTATTGCCATGGCCAAACAAACAGGAGCAAGATTGCATATTTTGCATGTCAGTACAGCAGAAGGTGTTGAATTAATCCGACGCGCTCAGGATGAAGGACTTCCAATTACAGCAGAGACCTGCCCACATTATTTATTTTTGACAAATAAAGATTACGACAGAATCGGTCCTGAGATGAAAGTATATCCGCTTGTGAAATATCAAAAAGATCAGGATAAGCTTTGGGAAGGAATTCGTGATGGTGTGATCACAATTGTATGCTCTGATCACGCTCCACATACGCAAGAGGAAAAAGCAGATGATCTATGGACGGTACCAGCGGGAATGTGTGGTGTCGAGACACTTACACCTTTAATGCTTAATGCCGTTTCGGACGGGAAAATTACGCTTCAGCAGGTTGTATCGCTTCTGTCAGGGAATCCGGCGAAACAGTTCGGGGTTTATCCACGGAAGGGAGCACTTCAAGTAGGTTCTGATGCCGATATAACGCTTGTTGATATGGATAAAAAAGTCCTGTTGAAGCGTGAGAATCTCCATAGTAAAAGTAAAGTGACAGCCTATGATGGCATGCAGGTAAAGGGAGTTCCTGTCAGAACGATCATTGGGGGCAGAACAGTGATGAAGGATGGAGAAATTGTGGATTCAAATCCGAGCGGAATTCTTGTTGTTCCAAATGTAGTTAGACAAAATGAACATACTTATTCTTAA
- the aspA gene encoding aspartate ammonia-lyase, with the protein MLANKVRIEKDFLGEKEVPESAYYGIQTLRAVENFPITGYKIHSELIKAIAMVKKAAAIANLETGRLQPHIQKAIVQAADEIIDGLWHDHFIVDPIQGGAGTSLNMNANEVIANRALEILGKEKGDYSYLSPNTHVNMAQSTNDAFPTAIHLSVLTMSEQLLATMNDMYRAFKAKAKEYDSIIKIGRTHLQDAVPIRLGQEFEAYSRVIRRDIKRISQSREHLYEVNMGATAVGTGLNADPSYVLTAVNQLAEISGFPLFAAEHLVDATQNTDIYTEVSASLKVCMMNLSKIANDIRLMASGPRTGLNELKLPARQPGSSIMPGKVNPVMAEVINQIAFQVIGNDNTICLASEAGQFELNVMEPVLVFNLLQSISIMNNGFRVFTDYCVTGIQANKESMQHYVDSSVGTITAINPHIGYELATEIAREAIIDGKSVRELCIQHNVLTEEELNVILDPYEMTNHGISGRDMLTGFSTKNNM; encoded by the coding sequence ATGTTAGCTAACAAGGTGAGAATCGAGAAAGATTTCTTAGGCGAAAAAGAGGTTCCAGAAAGTGCGTATTACGGGATTCAAACCTTACGTGCAGTTGAAAATTTTCCAATTACAGGATATAAAATTCACTCTGAATTAATTAAAGCAATCGCAATGGTTAAGAAAGCGGCAGCCATTGCCAATTTGGAAACAGGACGTTTACAACCGCATATACAAAAGGCAATTGTTCAAGCGGCAGATGAAATTATTGATGGCTTATGGCATGATCATTTTATCGTTGATCCTATCCAAGGTGGTGCAGGAACATCGCTTAATATGAATGCCAATGAGGTTATCGCGAATCGAGCTCTGGAAATACTTGGCAAAGAAAAAGGAGATTATTCATATCTAAGCCCAAATACGCATGTTAATATGGCGCAATCAACAAATGACGCTTTCCCGACAGCGATTCATCTGTCAGTGCTGACCATGTCAGAACAGTTATTAGCGACTATGAATGACATGTATCGCGCATTTAAAGCGAAAGCTAAAGAGTACGACTCCATTATAAAAATAGGTCGTACCCATCTGCAAGATGCTGTGCCAATCAGATTGGGTCAGGAATTTGAGGCGTATAGCCGTGTGATCAGGCGTGATATAAAACGAATATCGCAATCACGCGAGCATCTTTATGAAGTGAATATGGGAGCAACAGCTGTTGGAACAGGGTTAAATGCTGATCCATCATATGTTTTAACAGCAGTTAATCAATTAGCTGAAATTAGTGGCTTCCCACTATTTGCGGCGGAACATTTAGTAGATGCAACGCAAAATACAGACATTTATACGGAAGTATCTGCATCGCTAAAAGTATGTATGATGAATTTGTCCAAAATTGCCAACGATATTCGCTTAATGGCTTCAGGTCCACGTACGGGTCTTAATGAATTAAAACTGCCAGCTAGACAACCCGGTTCATCGATCATGCCAGGGAAGGTGAATCCAGTCATGGCTGAGGTTATCAATCAAATCGCCTTTCAAGTAATCGGGAATGACAACACGATTTGCCTTGCCTCAGAAGCAGGACAATTTGAATTAAATGTGATGGAACCAGTACTTGTATTCAATCTACTCCAATCGATTAGTATTATGAACAATGGTTTTCGCGTATTTACGGATTACTGTGTAACAGGTATTCAAGCTAATAAAGAAAGCATGCAGCACTATGTCGATTCCAGCGTCGGAACGATTACGGCGATTAACCCACATATCGGTTACGAGCTTGCAACGGAAATTGCAAGGGAGGCAATCATAGATGGCAAATCCGTTCGGGAACTATGTATTCAGCACAACGTCCTGACCGAGGAAGAACTAAACGTCATCCTAGACCCATACGAAATGACCAATCACGGAATCTCTGGCAGAGATATGTTGACAGGTTTCTCGACCAAGAATAATATGTAG
- a CDS encoding PTS glucose transporter subunit IIA: MFFKKNKKTDVIVIQSPLNGEVIDLESVPDPFFTQKMMGDGIGFIPTNGEIYAPINGTISQVFPTKHAIGLMTEDGVELLLHLGLETVELVGEGFDIQVQLDDRVQAYDRIGLFDLTFIEKKGKEIISVLVFPNLQEKGKELNLTKTGEVKAGTEIAKLGM; the protein is encoded by the coding sequence ATGTTTTTCAAAAAGAATAAAAAGACTGATGTTATCGTAATACAAAGTCCATTGAATGGAGAAGTTATTGATTTAGAAAGTGTACCAGATCCTTTTTTTACACAAAAAATGATGGGAGATGGAATTGGATTTATTCCAACAAATGGGGAAATTTACGCTCCGATTAACGGAACAATTTCCCAAGTATTCCCGACTAAACATGCTATTGGTTTAATGACAGAGGATGGCGTAGAATTACTATTGCATCTTGGTCTAGAAACTGTTGAATTGGTCGGGGAAGGTTTTGACATTCAAGTTCAGTTAGATGATAGGGTACAAGCCTATGACCGGATTGGCTTATTTGATTTAACTTTTATTGAGAAAAAAGGAAAAGAAATTATTTCTGTGCTTGTTTTCCCTAATCTACAGGAAAAAGGAAAAGAACTGAACTTGACTAAAACAGGAGAAGTGAAAGCTGGAACTGAGATAGCGAAGTTAGGTATGTAG
- a CDS encoding LysR family transcriptional regulator, which produces MDIRTLKYFQVVAKHKQFTRAAEELHISQPSLSNAIKALEKELDCLLFERSTRKLILTEPGKILYRHACKILTYFGSIYKEMNDVKNEGAGNLSIGMIESYRYFITPIIYHFKKVYPNIRIKIHEMGPKEIEQALESYDLHIGITSNINKENELKYEPIFQEKYVLITPIDHPFEHLSNNIDITGLKDEMIIHSLEGFEVRNTFIDVCQKAGFTPHYEYEVESLETARSMVEAGLGLAVVPENFITSNSSDKIKLIYLNNLLPERTVYFAYHSERYLLPAIEAFMEIGRTEGHSIFR; this is translated from the coding sequence ATGGATATTCGAACACTTAAGTATTTTCAAGTCGTCGCAAAGCATAAACAGTTTACACGTGCAGCTGAAGAATTGCATATTTCACAGCCTTCTTTAAGTAACGCAATTAAAGCTCTAGAAAAGGAGCTCGATTGTTTACTATTTGAAAGAAGCACAAGAAAGCTGATTCTAACAGAGCCCGGGAAAATTTTATATAGGCATGCTTGTAAGATATTAACTTATTTCGGCAGTATTTATAAAGAAATGAATGATGTAAAAAATGAGGGGGCAGGGAATTTAAGCATCGGAATGATTGAATCCTATCGTTATTTTATCACTCCGATCATTTATCATTTCAAAAAAGTCTATCCGAATATCCGAATAAAAATTCACGAAATGGGACCAAAAGAAATAGAGCAAGCATTGGAAAGTTATGACCTTCACATTGGCATTACCTCTAATATAAATAAAGAAAATGAACTTAAATATGAACCAATTTTCCAAGAGAAATATGTACTGATCACGCCTATTGATCACCCATTTGAACATCTAAGCAATAATATTGATATAACAGGTTTGAAGGATGAAATGATTATTCATAGTCTTGAGGGGTTTGAAGTTAGAAACACTTTTATTGATGTCTGCCAAAAAGCAGGATTTACACCTCATTATGAATACGAGGTAGAAAGTTTGGAAACAGCGCGCAGTATGGTAGAAGCCGGGCTCGGTCTAGCAGTGGTACCGGAAAATTTTATAACATCCAATTCATCCGATAAGATTAAATTAATCTATTTAAATAATCTTTTGCCTGAAAGAACGGTTTATTTTGCGTATCACTCTGAACGTTATCTATTACCTGCGATAGAAGCTTTTATGGAAATAGGAAGGACAGAGGGACATTCCATTTTTCGTTAG
- a CDS encoding sodium/glutamate symporter: protein MEESAGMFILEVDMITFAAIGAILLMIGKWVVNRYKIFWKYTIPSPVIGGFGFAILMWIVYELGLFEIEFDNTLYDLFMFIFFVTIGLTSGLTLLKKGGKLLLIYMLVCWLLALLQNGISIGVSSLTGLDPLIGLMAGQASMQGGHGMAASLSPLIESLGGENALTVGMAASTYGLIAGSLLGGPIGNWLIKRNQLKITTEKGNLDELSKELKEEESEKITARSVTVAGAAIFVILAIGLPTANWITELTGFSIPGHIFSLFLGIIFRSLFEKHSFVKDSNKAMEMISTVSLNMFLVMAMMKLRIWELYELALPLMALLIMQTIVTVLIAAFIMYRVLGRDYDAAVMSSGFIGHGLGATPNGLVVMNAICTKYGVISRKAFIIIPIAGTVLTDVVGVPLFVFLANLFAGQ from the coding sequence TTGGAAGAATCAGCTGGAATGTTCATTCTTGAAGTTGATATGATTACCTTTGCTGCAATTGGAGCAATCCTTTTAATGATAGGGAAGTGGGTGGTAAATCGATATAAGATCTTTTGGAAATATACCATTCCCAGTCCTGTTATCGGTGGCTTTGGTTTTGCTATCTTGATGTGGATTGTCTATGAACTTGGTTTATTTGAAATTGAGTTTGATAATACGCTCTATGATTTATTTATGTTTATTTTCTTCGTAACGATTGGACTGACAAGTGGCTTAACTTTATTAAAAAAAGGTGGAAAATTGCTCCTTATTTATATGCTTGTTTGTTGGTTATTAGCATTACTGCAGAATGGAATAAGCATAGGTGTTTCCTCGTTAACGGGATTGGATCCGCTTATAGGTTTGATGGCAGGGCAAGCTTCCATGCAAGGTGGTCATGGGATGGCTGCTTCACTATCCCCACTCATAGAATCGCTTGGTGGAGAAAATGCTCTTACTGTTGGAATGGCAGCTTCTACATATGGTCTCATAGCAGGTTCTTTACTGGGAGGACCCATTGGAAACTGGCTCATTAAGAGAAACCAGCTAAAAATAACAACAGAAAAAGGAAACCTGGATGAGCTTTCTAAGGAGTTAAAAGAAGAAGAGAGTGAAAAAATTACTGCTCGATCAGTTACAGTCGCAGGTGCTGCCATATTTGTAATCCTTGCGATTGGTTTACCTACCGCAAATTGGATTACAGAGTTAACTGGTTTCTCCATCCCAGGTCATATTTTTAGTTTATTTCTTGGTATCATCTTCCGATCACTTTTTGAAAAACATTCCTTTGTTAAAGATTCAAACAAAGCAATGGAAATGATTTCAACAGTTTCTCTGAATATGTTTTTAGTAATGGCAATGATGAAACTGCGAATATGGGAACTGTATGAATTGGCATTGCCACTTATGGCTCTGCTCATCATGCAAACAATCGTTACGGTTCTAATTGCTGCATTCATCATGTACAGGGTATTAGGCAGGGATTATGATGCGGCAGTTATGTCTTCAGGATTTATTGGACATGGTCTTGGTGCGACACCAAATGGACTGGTTGTAATGAATGCAATCTGTACAAAATATGGTGTCATTTCAAGAAAAGCTTTCATCATTATTCCAATCGCAGGTACAGTGTTAACGGATGTTGTAGGTGTACCGCTGTTTGTCTTTCTCGCTAATTTATTTGCGGGTCAATAA
- a CDS encoding agmatinase, whose protein sequence is MEKYNMPITGIASFAKYPIETDWDKIDADIAVLGIPYDTGVGFLSGCRFGPRRIREVSTHYARGDAGFYDPESDEVLLGAPAKIVDVGDADVVHGKIEHSFDAIEYAVRKIREQGVIPAIMGGDHSISIPVARGLKDEGDVTVIQLDAHLDWSDAPGGQTLGNGSPMRRMSEMEHIKDMVQIGLRGLGSSRKEDFDAAKAYNSQLISAREASKLGVEGIIDRIPKADKYYVTIDIDCFDISLATGTGSPSPGGFSFDFLNDILVGIAEKGKVICFDLVEVAPQYDPTGATSRVAAMTMLNFMGHIIKNKSRYE, encoded by the coding sequence ATGGAAAAATATAATATGCCAATTACAGGAATTGCTTCTTTTGCGAAATATCCAATCGAGACCGACTGGGATAAAATTGATGCGGATATCGCCGTATTGGGTATACCTTATGATACAGGAGTAGGCTTCTTATCAGGCTGTCGTTTTGGTCCGAGAAGAATCCGTGAAGTTTCCACCCATTATGCACGGGGGGATGCTGGTTTTTATGATCCTGAAAGTGATGAGGTATTGTTAGGAGCCCCTGCGAAAATTGTTGATGTCGGTGATGCAGATGTTGTACATGGTAAAATTGAGCATTCATTTGATGCGATTGAATATGCTGTCAGGAAAATTCGCGAGCAAGGGGTAATCCCCGCTATTATGGGAGGAGATCATTCGATTTCTATCCCGGTAGCCCGCGGATTAAAAGATGAAGGCGATGTTACGGTTATTCAATTGGACGCTCATTTAGACTGGTCTGATGCTCCTGGTGGTCAAACATTAGGAAATGGCAGTCCAATGAGAAGGATGTCCGAAATGGAGCATATTAAAGACATGGTGCAAATTGGACTGCGCGGACTGGGAAGCAGCCGAAAAGAAGACTTTGATGCGGCTAAAGCTTATAATAGCCAGCTAATCTCAGCCAGGGAAGCTTCTAAATTAGGTGTGGAAGGGATTATTGACCGCATTCCTAAGGCGGACAAGTACTACGTAACAATTGATATCGACTGTTTTGATATTTCTCTTGCAACTGGTACAGGATCTCCATCTCCTGGCGGCTTTTCCTTTGACTTTTTAAACGATATCCTAGTGGGAATTGCCGAGAAAGGGAAGGTTATCTGTTTTGACCTTGTAGAAGTTGCCCCGCAATATGATCCAACTGGAGCAACATCCCGAGTTGCCGCAATGACCATGTTGAATTTTATGGGACATATTATAAAAAACAAATCGAGGTATGAGTAA
- a CDS encoding 3-oxoacid CoA-transferase subunit A: MKYNKAKTVENAMLPLKNEDTILVGGFGLVGSPLTLINYLTKKNIKDLTIISNNIGEVGKGLGLLLQQDKISKVIGSYFTSNRDVAKYYNADKLDVELLPQGTFSEAIRAGGAGIGGFYTKSSIGTDLAKGKEIKEIDGEEYVFEKALKSDVALIRAWKADTLGNLVYYKTARNFNPIMATAATYVVVEVDEIVEYGELSPEEIVTPHLFVDAVVKSQLVLTNEGVVSV; this comes from the coding sequence ATGAAATACAATAAAGCAAAAACAGTAGAGAATGCTATGCTTCCGTTAAAAAATGAAGATACGATTCTGGTAGGTGGGTTTGGCTTAGTTGGCAGTCCACTGACATTAATTAACTATCTTACAAAAAAGAATATTAAAGACTTAACAATTATAAGTAACAACATTGGAGAAGTTGGAAAAGGATTAGGATTATTACTACAGCAAGATAAAATAAGCAAGGTGATAGGATCTTATTTTACGAGTAATAGAGATGTAGCAAAATATTATAACGCGGATAAACTAGATGTTGAGTTATTGCCACAAGGAACCTTTTCGGAAGCAATACGTGCAGGTGGAGCTGGTATTGGTGGTTTCTATACGAAATCATCTATAGGCACTGATCTTGCTAAAGGAAAAGAAATAAAAGAGATTGATGGCGAAGAATATGTATTTGAGAAAGCTCTTAAATCAGATGTTGCACTTATTAGGGCATGGAAAGCAGATACCTTAGGAAATCTTGTTTACTACAAAACAGCTAGGAATTTCAATCCAATTATGGCAACTGCTGCAACATATGTAGTTGTTGAAGTTGATGAAATCGTGGAGTATGGAGAATTATCTCCCGAAGAAATTGTTACACCTCACTTATTTGTTGATGCAGTAGTGAAAAGTCAATTAGTACTTACGAACGAAGGAGTGGTGAGTGTATGA